From one Desulfatiglans anilini DSM 4660 genomic stretch:
- a CDS encoding flavodoxin family protein yields MAKILAIYGSPRRKGNTSTLLDQAVEGALSNGAEVEKVILRDCKISPCLEIYGCKKDGRCVIQDDFQALYDKMLESQGLMLASPIFFYSVSALAKCLIDRCQSLWVKKYWIDKVSPGRWTAKRKGLFISVGATQGKKLFDGPLLTVKYFFDVLDMELYRTVLFRGLDFEGDVLQHPEYLSAAREAGQDLARALSR; encoded by the coding sequence ATGGCAAAAATTCTGGCCATTTACGGAAGCCCCAGAAGAAAAGGAAACACCTCCACCCTCCTCGACCAAGCGGTGGAAGGGGCGCTCTCGAACGGCGCCGAGGTTGAAAAGGTCATTCTCAGGGATTGCAAGATATCACCCTGCCTTGAGATTTACGGCTGCAAGAAAGACGGGCGCTGCGTCATTCAAGACGATTTTCAAGCCCTCTACGACAAGATGCTGGAAAGCCAAGGTCTCATGCTCGCCTCGCCTATATTCTTCTACAGCGTGAGCGCCCTCGCCAAATGCCTCATTGACCGCTGCCAATCGCTCTGGGTCAAAAAATATTGGATCGACAAGGTGTCTCCGGGCCGGTGGACCGCCAAGCGCAAAGGCCTGTTCATCTCTGTAGGCGCAACGCAGGGGAAAAAACTTTTCGACGGCCCCTTGCTGACAGTGAAATATTTTTTCGATGTCCTGGACATGGAGCTCTATCGGACGGTCTTGTTCAGGGGCTTGGACTTCGAGGGCGACGTTCTTCAACACCCTGAATACCTTTCGGCAGCGCGGGAGGCAGGCCAAGACCTCGCAAGGGCACTGAGCCGTTAG
- the ftsH gene encoding ATP-dependent zinc metalloprotease FtsH, with the protein MEKHHKFSIWYVLLGIWVVLLLQQYLVSVLAIKVIPYSEFLRLLKENKVTEVAVKANEIQGRALLNGDVQSKGELFRTIRVDQELSELLAQYHVTFKGEVESTFLRDLMSWVFPILLFVGIWYFMMRRMTGQQAGFMTLGKNKAKIYMEDELNVTFDDVAGVDEAKQELVEVIEFLKDPHKYTELGGKLPKGVLLVGPPGTGKTLLAKAVAGESRVPFFSLSGSEFVEMFVGLGAARVRDLFVQAKEKAPCIIFIDELDALGKARGFGAVGGHDEREQTLNQLLVEMDGFDPKVGVILMAATNRPEILDPALLRPGRFDRQILVDRPDKKGREDILKVHLKGIKASEDLDVERLAAMTPGMVGADLANLVNEAAILAVRRKKKQVDMSDFEEAVERVMAGLEKKNRLINKSEREIVAYHELGHATVALSLPGTDPVQKISIIPRGIAALGYTMQVPTEDRFLMKRTELLNKIAVLLGGRAAEEIVFGDISTGAHNDLSKASDIARSMVKEYGMSAKVGQVYLAGEKRPLYLETGFRGQDEYSEATAQLIDAEVREIVEQQYLKALEILKKWRPVLDRAAKLLLEKEKIDGETLKSLMDEAGA; encoded by the coding sequence ATGGAAAAGCACCACAAATTTTCTATCTGGTATGTCCTCCTGGGCATTTGGGTGGTTCTCCTGCTGCAGCAGTACCTGGTCTCCGTTCTTGCCATCAAGGTCATCCCCTACAGCGAATTCTTGCGCCTGTTGAAAGAAAACAAGGTGACCGAGGTGGCTGTAAAGGCCAACGAGATTCAGGGACGGGCTCTGCTGAACGGAGATGTTCAGAGCAAGGGGGAGCTTTTTCGCACGATTCGCGTAGACCAGGAGCTTTCGGAGCTGTTGGCGCAGTATCATGTCACTTTTAAAGGAGAGGTGGAATCGACCTTTCTGCGGGATTTGATGTCCTGGGTCTTCCCGATCCTGCTGTTCGTGGGCATCTGGTATTTCATGATGCGGCGCATGACGGGCCAGCAGGCAGGCTTTATGACGCTCGGGAAGAACAAAGCCAAGATCTACATGGAGGATGAGCTGAATGTCACGTTCGACGACGTGGCGGGTGTGGACGAGGCCAAACAGGAACTGGTGGAGGTGATAGAATTCCTCAAAGACCCGCACAAGTATACGGAATTAGGTGGTAAACTGCCGAAAGGGGTGCTGCTGGTCGGTCCGCCCGGTACCGGCAAAACCCTGTTGGCCAAGGCCGTGGCCGGGGAAAGCAGGGTGCCCTTTTTCAGTCTGAGCGGGTCTGAGTTCGTTGAGATGTTTGTCGGGCTCGGGGCCGCCCGGGTGCGGGATTTGTTTGTCCAAGCGAAGGAGAAAGCCCCGTGCATCATCTTCATCGACGAGCTGGATGCCCTCGGAAAGGCCCGCGGGTTCGGGGCCGTTGGCGGCCATGACGAACGGGAGCAGACCCTCAACCAGCTCCTGGTCGAGATGGACGGCTTCGATCCGAAGGTGGGCGTTATCCTGATGGCGGCGACCAACCGGCCTGAGATCCTGGATCCCGCGCTGCTGCGTCCGGGGCGTTTCGATCGACAGATCCTGGTGGACCGCCCGGACAAGAAAGGGCGCGAGGATATCCTGAAGGTTCACCTCAAAGGGATCAAGGCCAGCGAAGATCTCGATGTCGAACGGCTGGCGGCCATGACGCCGGGAATGGTCGGGGCGGACCTGGCCAATCTCGTCAATGAGGCCGCGATCCTTGCTGTCAGGCGCAAAAAGAAGCAGGTCGACATGTCGGATTTCGAAGAGGCGGTGGAACGGGTCATGGCCGGCCTCGAAAAGAAAAATAGGCTGATCAACAAAAGTGAACGGGAGATTGTGGCCTACCACGAACTGGGCCATGCCACGGTTGCTTTATCGCTGCCGGGGACGGACCCCGTGCAGAAGATATCGATTATACCGAGGGGCATCGCGGCGCTTGGCTACACCATGCAGGTCCCGACCGAAGACCGTTTTTTGATGAAGCGGACCGAACTTCTGAACAAAATCGCCGTGCTCCTGGGAGGGCGGGCTGCCGAAGAGATCGTATTCGGTGATATTTCGACCGGCGCCCACAATGATCTTTCGAAGGCCTCCGATATCGCCCGAAGCATGGTCAAGGAATACGGCATGAGTGCCAAGGTTGGACAGGTCTACCTGGCGGGTGAAAAACGGCCCCTTTACCTGGAAACCGGCTTCCGGGGGCAGGACGAATACAGCGAGGCGACGGCGCAGTTGATCGACGCCGAGGTGCGGGAGATCGTGGAGCAGCAGTATCTTAAGGCTTTGGAAATCCTCAAAAAATGGCGACCTGTGCTGGATCGGGCCGCCAAGTTGCTGTTGGAAAAAGAGAAGATCGACGGAGAGACGCTTAAAAGTCTCATGGACGAAGCGGGTGCGTGA
- a CDS encoding C40 family peptidase, which translates to MAGVREAAATEWPFSVSKPSFIEQFNSAFDFSPPEQPVEKIKREMKKFLGIPYRWGGESFKGMDCSGLTKKVYASIFGIELPHNSSQQSRLDGLKEVRPTREELQLGDLLFFGPKKKRINHVGIYLSDGKFLHSCRSQGVTISSLNKAYWKNRLITSKRLKDVETTLTPETAALSLAPCPEAAPMFDPFEDAPPSFELGYRRTLLDFANLSLDTFMHITAWDRAFSPGARGSDSWYPERSSAVSSFEPRQGFRLFADFTPFEWLTITPSFTRVSGHAFLADNDGSWQSFGLETLVTMPDSRWALAMSAKADHQETAPGWLSATEEDTFDITFGLRYRYSSSINFSILGSHEPDAFRQMEAGDEDPSGSSHFTFKVDLTF; encoded by the coding sequence ATGGCCGGCGTGCGGGAAGCTGCAGCGACGGAGTGGCCATTCTCTGTCAGCAAGCCTTCTTTCATCGAGCAGTTCAACTCCGCCTTCGACTTCTCACCCCCTGAACAGCCTGTTGAAAAGATCAAGCGGGAAATGAAGAAATTTCTAGGCATCCCCTACCGTTGGGGTGGTGAAAGCTTTAAAGGAATGGACTGTTCCGGGCTTACCAAAAAAGTCTATGCAAGCATTTTCGGAATTGAGCTGCCTCATAACTCGAGCCAGCAAAGCAGGCTCGATGGCCTCAAAGAAGTCCGGCCAACCAGGGAGGAACTTCAGCTGGGCGATCTGCTGTTCTTCGGGCCGAAGAAAAAGAGAATCAACCATGTCGGCATCTACCTGTCAGACGGAAAGTTCCTCCATTCGTGCAGATCGCAAGGGGTCACCATCTCGAGTCTGAACAAGGCCTACTGGAAAAACAGGCTGATCACTTCCAAACGCTTGAAGGACGTCGAAACGACCTTGACGCCGGAAACCGCTGCACTTTCTCTGGCGCCTTGTCCGGAGGCAGCGCCCATGTTCGATCCTTTCGAAGATGCACCCCCCTCCTTCGAACTCGGCTATCGCAGGACCCTTTTGGATTTCGCGAATCTCAGTCTGGACACCTTCATGCACATCACGGCTTGGGACAGAGCCTTTTCCCCGGGCGCACGAGGATCTGATTCCTGGTATCCGGAACGATCGAGTGCCGTTTCATCCTTTGAGCCCAGGCAAGGTTTCCGGCTTTTCGCCGATTTCACTCCGTTCGAATGGCTGACCATCACACCCTCGTTCACCCGCGTAAGCGGCCACGCATTTCTTGCGGATAATGACGGGTCTTGGCAGTCTTTCGGTTTGGAGACCCTCGTGACGATGCCCGATTCACGGTGGGCATTGGCCATGTCTGCCAAGGCCGACCATCAGGAAACAGCTCCCGGGTGGCTGTCGGCCACGGAGGAGGACACCTTCGACATCACCTTCGGCCTGCGGTACCGCTATTCCAGCTCGATCAATTTCTCCATCCTGGGCTCACACGAACCTGACGCCTTCAGGCAGATGGAAGCCGGCGATGAAGATCCATCCGGCAGCAGCCATTTCACATTCAAGGTCGATCTTACCTTCTAG
- a CDS encoding phosphate-starvation-inducible PsiE family protein translates to MVKGKKYEGLSVVPTDDRLMNLLNKIIRGAVRILAVLMVLVILWGIGDVIWVIYGHIVEPPYGILKINDILGTFGAFLAVLIAIEIFLNITLYLREDIIHVKLVVATALMAISRKVIVFDFAELSYQHVMATGIVVLSLGITYWLISKKEHTDKEKA, encoded by the coding sequence TTGGTAAAAGGTAAAAAATACGAAGGGTTATCCGTAGTGCCCACGGATGACAGGTTGATGAACCTCCTCAACAAGATTATCCGGGGGGCTGTCAGGATCCTGGCTGTACTGATGGTGCTCGTGATTCTGTGGGGCATTGGGGATGTCATATGGGTGATCTATGGGCACATTGTCGAGCCTCCCTATGGGATCCTAAAAATCAATGATATCCTTGGAACTTTCGGGGCATTTCTCGCGGTCCTCATCGCCATTGAAATCTTTCTCAACATTACCCTCTACCTGAGGGAAGATATCATCCATGTGAAGCTCGTCGTCGCGACAGCGCTGATGGCCATCTCCAGAAAGGTCATCGTGTTCGATTTTGCCGAACTGAGCTATCAGCATGTCATGGCTACAGGCATTGTCGTTCTTTCCCTTGGAATCACCTACTGGCTGATCTCGAAAAAGGAGCATACCGATAAGGAAAAAGCGTGA
- a CDS encoding MlaE family lipid ABC transporter permease subunit, whose product MTRSDGQELGYEARESAGGEWTFALTGRIDAGSAGRLLSEIDHLLREKKPLRVTLDLSGVQYMDDFGVLLLLELKRHGPTGEGAFRILNPGPKIQEILDMMDFEALAEEHAALKKKRPPNALVRLGEASIRQFSEGRFALSFLGDVCLALGYVILHPRSLRGEDTIQAMQRTGVDAVPIVGLISLLLGLIMAFMSAVQLEQFGANIYVASLVSLAMVRELGPIMTAILVAGRSGSSYAAEIGTMKISEEVDALYSMGFNTTRFLVVPKILASVLVVPVLTLFSDLFAIFGGLVVGVSMLNLTAGAYIDQTIRTLSLFDVSWGFFKSAVFGLLIAYVGCLRGFQVRGGAAAVGQATTSAVVSGIFLIILFDSIFAVILTYWG is encoded by the coding sequence ATGACGAGAAGTGACGGTCAGGAGCTGGGCTATGAGGCGCGGGAGTCTGCCGGGGGGGAATGGACGTTTGCCCTGACGGGCCGGATCGATGCCGGCAGTGCCGGCCGCCTCCTTTCCGAGATCGATCATTTGCTGAGGGAAAAGAAGCCCCTGCGTGTCACTTTGGATCTAAGCGGCGTTCAGTATATGGATGATTTCGGCGTTTTGCTGCTGCTTGAGCTGAAGCGCCATGGTCCAACAGGTGAGGGCGCTTTTCGCATCCTAAACCCTGGCCCGAAGATTCAAGAAATCCTCGATATGATGGATTTCGAGGCCCTGGCGGAGGAGCACGCCGCCTTGAAGAAGAAGCGCCCTCCAAACGCCTTGGTGCGTTTGGGGGAGGCGAGTATCCGGCAGTTTTCCGAGGGCCGTTTCGCGCTTTCCTTCCTTGGAGATGTGTGCCTGGCCTTGGGCTATGTCATCCTGCACCCGCGGAGCCTCAGAGGCGAGGACACGATCCAGGCCATGCAGCGGACGGGTGTGGATGCGGTCCCGATTGTCGGTTTGATCAGCCTTCTATTGGGGCTGATCATGGCCTTCATGTCCGCCGTTCAGCTGGAGCAGTTCGGCGCCAATATCTATGTCGCTTCGCTGGTGAGTCTTGCCATGGTGCGCGAACTCGGGCCCATCATGACCGCCATTCTCGTGGCCGGGCGTTCCGGCTCCTCTTACGCGGCAGAGATCGGCACCATGAAGATCTCCGAGGAGGTGGACGCGCTCTACAGCATGGGCTTCAACACGACGCGGTTCCTCGTTGTCCCCAAGATCCTGGCTTCCGTTCTGGTGGTTCCCGTGCTCACCCTGTTTTCAGACCTTTTTGCCATCTTCGGGGGGCTGGTCGTGGGGGTGTCCATGTTGAATCTGACGGCGGGCGCCTACATCGATCAGACCATTCGAACCCTGTCCCTTTTCGATGTCAGTTGGGGGTTTTTCAAGAGCGCGGTCTTCGGCCTTCTGATCGCCTATGTGGGTTGCCTGCGGGGTTTCCAGGTGCGCGGCGGAGCCGCGGCTGTCGGCCAGGCCACCACGTCTGCTGTTGTGAGCGGCATCTTTCTCATCATCTTGTTCGACTCTATCTTTGCTGTGATACTGACCTATTGGGGATAG
- a CDS encoding KamA family radical SAM protein produces MKLRRHIPLASMNSGPTNSPWEEILAESVTGAGMIADLFGLDADELNRVTERYPMRINPYYLGLIRQKHDPIYRQCIPDLREIRLDDGLDDPLAEEAFSPVPGLTHRYPDRVLFLVSASCAMYCRFCNRKRKVGRPSMVNDATIETGLAYIRRHEEIRDVLLSGGDPLLLSDERLGEILSDLRAISHVEIIRIGSRVPCTLPHRITQRLADLLKQFHPLFLNTHFNHPAELTPEAGAACARLADAGIPLGCQTVLLRGVNDDPGTMRELMQKLLMVRVRPYYLFQADLARGTAHFWTPIEKGIEIIRELQGHTSGLCLPHFAIDLPGGGGKIPLLPQYVESRGSNSLEVKNYRGQTFRYPLSPF; encoded by the coding sequence ATGAAACTCCGAAGACACATTCCCCTTGCATCGATGAATTCAGGGCCGACAAACTCGCCCTGGGAGGAGATCCTTGCCGAAAGCGTCACCGGCGCGGGCATGATCGCTGATCTTTTCGGACTTGACGCCGATGAACTCAACCGTGTCACCGAGCGTTACCCCATGCGAATCAATCCGTATTACCTCGGGTTGATCCGTCAAAAGCACGATCCTATCTACCGGCAGTGCATACCGGACCTCCGCGAGATCCGCCTCGATGACGGCCTGGACGATCCCCTGGCAGAAGAGGCGTTTTCGCCCGTACCCGGCCTGACGCACCGATACCCTGATCGGGTGCTGTTCCTGGTCTCGGCCTCCTGCGCCATGTATTGCCGGTTTTGCAATCGCAAAAGGAAGGTCGGTCGCCCTTCAATGGTGAACGACGCCACCATCGAAACCGGGTTGGCCTACATCCGCCGGCATGAAGAAATCCGCGACGTGCTTCTATCCGGAGGGGATCCCCTCCTCCTTTCAGACGAACGGCTGGGGGAAATCCTCTCAGACCTGAGGGCCATCAGCCATGTCGAGATCATCCGCATCGGCAGCAGGGTCCCTTGCACGCTGCCCCACAGGATCACCCAACGCCTGGCCGATCTTCTAAAGCAATTTCATCCCTTGTTTCTGAACACCCACTTCAACCACCCGGCTGAACTCACCCCGGAAGCGGGGGCGGCTTGCGCGCGCCTTGCCGATGCGGGCATCCCGTTGGGCTGCCAAACCGTGCTGCTCAGAGGCGTCAACGACGACCCCGGCACCATGCGCGAACTGATGCAGAAACTCCTGATGGTGCGCGTCCGGCCCTATTATCTGTTCCAGGCCGATCTAGCCAGAGGGACTGCTCATTTTTGGACCCCCATCGAAAAAGGAATCGAAATCATACGAGAATTACAGGGGCACACCTCCGGCCTGTGTCTGCCCCACTTCGCCATAGACCTGCCGGGGGGCGGCGGCAAAATCCCTCTTCTCCCTCAATATGTCGAAAGCAGAGGGTCGAATTCGCTCGAGGTGAAAAACTACCGCGGGCAGACGTTCCGCTATCCCCTGAGTCCATTTTAA
- a CDS encoding carboxymuconolactone decarboxylase family protein, with amino-acid sequence MPEKLEAAMQELQRECPSLMGPFGLLHKAAVEDGVLSAKTKKLMMIAVSAATRCEPCLRLHVKGALELGATREEILEAAGVAILMGGGPTAAYCALYLLDELERRKK; translated from the coding sequence ATGCCCGAAAAACTCGAAGCCGCCATGCAGGAACTTCAACGCGAATGCCCGTCTCTTATGGGACCTTTCGGCCTGCTTCATAAAGCCGCTGTCGAAGACGGGGTGCTGAGTGCCAAAACGAAAAAGCTGATGATGATCGCTGTATCCGCCGCCACCCGGTGCGAGCCCTGCCTTCGATTGCATGTGAAGGGCGCGCTGGAATTGGGAGCCACCCGGGAAGAAATCCTCGAAGCCGCCGGGGTGGCGATTCTTATGGGCGGGGGGCCGACGGCCGCCTACTGCGCCCTGTATCTGCTGGACGAGCTGGAACGTCGAAAGAAGTAA
- a CDS encoding MlaD family protein: MASQKTKFTVGLFVASGIAMVIVAFIWLGMSRVLEKGRHYVTYFDESVQGLGRDSPVKYRGVSIGRVVKIDVAPDSRLIEVLMNIETGLSLDQDMVAQLNPVGITGAMFVQMDRKDPGEPDFSPRIDFSPEYPVVASKPSEIGKLFRSIDEILSQMKKLDLEAVSNRIIMTLDHANKLMTDAHIQEIAAEVESSLKEVNRMLKDDRFKRIGASLEQSAAAFATLLDKSHTTVEQMGATLARVDRIVEHSEKPLEETVLELRTAVDRANELFSKGVVLMDGAGSGFTYLKGSLLTIGQNLENASENLNIVLENLANEPARFLLAEPPPPRELEHQP, from the coding sequence ATGGCATCTCAAAAGACCAAATTTACGGTCGGGCTTTTTGTCGCCTCCGGAATTGCGATGGTCATCGTAGCGTTTATCTGGCTGGGCATGAGCCGCGTCTTGGAAAAGGGCCGTCACTATGTAACCTATTTCGATGAATCGGTGCAGGGCCTGGGGCGTGATTCACCGGTCAAATACAGAGGGGTTTCCATCGGGAGGGTGGTCAAGATCGATGTGGCGCCGGATTCGAGGCTGATCGAGGTCCTCATGAACATCGAAACCGGTTTGAGCCTCGATCAGGACATGGTGGCCCAGTTGAATCCTGTGGGAATCACCGGGGCGATGTTTGTCCAGATGGATCGCAAAGATCCGGGGGAGCCGGACTTTTCGCCGCGCATCGATTTTTCTCCGGAATATCCTGTGGTGGCATCCAAACCCTCTGAAATCGGCAAGCTGTTCAGGAGCATTGACGAGATTCTCAGCCAGATGAAAAAATTGGACCTCGAAGCGGTATCGAACCGCATCATCATGACCCTCGATCATGCCAACAAACTGATGACGGATGCGCACATTCAAGAAATTGCCGCGGAGGTCGAATCGTCGCTGAAAGAGGTGAACCGGATGCTCAAAGACGACCGGTTCAAGCGCATCGGTGCTTCCCTCGAACAGTCAGCCGCCGCCTTCGCGACGCTGCTCGATAAGAGCCACACGACGGTTGAACAGATGGGGGCAACCCTTGCCCGTGTGGACCGGATCGTCGAGCACAGTGAAAAGCCGCTCGAGGAGACCGTATTGGAGCTGCGCACTGCGGTCGACCGGGCCAACGAGCTTTTTTCGAAAGGCGTTGTGTTGATGGATGGTGCAGGATCGGGATTCACCTATTTGAAAGGGAGCCTGTTGACCATTGGCCAGAATCTGGAAAACGCCAGCGAAAACCTGAATATCGTCCTTGAAAACCTGGCCAATGAGCCTGCTCGATTTCTGCTGGCCGAGCCCCCGCCGCCGCGGGAATTGGAGCACCAGCCCTGA
- a CDS encoding ABC transporter ATP-binding protein — MAATAPVIQVKNLTARYGEVTILDSVSFEIREEEIFVILGGSGCGKSTLLKHVIGLIPPYSGEVLIEGEDIVKCSEVRFREILKKFGVLFQSGALFGSMTLAENILLPVEAYTDLPKGAMETLVRMKLRLVHLGGYENHLPSELSGGMKKRAGLARAMALNPRILFFDEPSAGLDPVSAAELDQLILKINRSLGTTMVIVTHDLASIFNVAQRVIMLDKRAKGIIAEGDPVYLRDHHPDPFVRQFFNREAEE, encoded by the coding sequence ATGGCGGCAACCGCGCCTGTCATCCAGGTGAAAAATCTGACGGCCCGTTACGGCGAAGTGACGATCCTGGACAGCGTATCCTTTGAGATACGGGAGGAAGAGATCTTCGTGATTCTTGGGGGCAGCGGGTGTGGAAAGAGCACCCTGCTCAAACATGTCATCGGTCTGATACCTCCCTATTCGGGAGAGGTTCTGATCGAGGGGGAGGATATCGTAAAGTGCAGCGAGGTGCGATTCCGGGAGATTCTCAAGAAATTCGGGGTGCTTTTTCAGAGCGGGGCCCTCTTTGGCTCCATGACGCTGGCCGAGAACATCCTTTTGCCCGTCGAAGCCTATACGGATCTGCCGAAGGGGGCCATGGAGACCCTGGTCCGCATGAAGCTGCGGCTGGTCCATTTGGGGGGCTATGAAAACCACCTGCCTTCCGAGTTGAGCGGCGGGATGAAAAAACGGGCCGGTCTGGCAAGGGCCATGGCCCTGAATCCAAGGATTCTTTTTTTCGATGAACCGTCTGCAGGCCTCGATCCAGTGAGTGCAGCGGAGCTGGACCAATTGATTCTCAAAATCAATCGCAGTCTTGGAACGACCATGGTCATCGTCACCCACGATTTGGCCAGTATTTTCAACGTGGCACAGAGGGTGATCATGCTGGACAAGCGAGCGAAGGGCATTATCGCCGAGGGAGACCCTGTTTATCTTCGGGATCATCACCCCGATCCATTTGTCAGACAGTTCTTCAACCGCGAAGCTGAGGAGTAA
- a CDS encoding ABC-type transport auxiliary lipoprotein family protein codes for MVRFGYSAVAVLLGILLFGGCLKLQRPEKPVRFYTLEYAEPELRLDKPLGSILQVNRFRVAPTYNTRRMIYREGDFRRDAYVYSQWRDNPGDMVSYFLARDLRGSGYFNAVVPHRTQAGVTHVLEGYVEEFFEWDFEEGWEAVLTVSITLTKALEPDVSQKVVRQKTYRVREPFQEKTPTGLAAAMSRAMRAVSRQVIEDVYNALR; via the coding sequence ATGGTGAGATTCGGTTATAGCGCTGTTGCTGTGCTCCTAGGGATCCTTCTCTTTGGTGGATGTCTGAAGCTCCAGCGGCCCGAGAAGCCGGTTCGATTCTACACCTTGGAGTATGCCGAGCCGGAGCTCAGGCTCGATAAGCCGCTTGGCTCCATCCTTCAGGTAAACCGCTTCAGGGTTGCGCCGACGTATAACACGCGGCGGATGATTTACCGGGAAGGCGACTTCCGTCGTGATGCCTATGTTTATAGCCAGTGGCGGGATAATCCAGGGGACATGGTGTCGTACTTCCTTGCCAGGGACTTGCGGGGATCCGGATATTTCAACGCGGTCGTTCCTCACCGCACTCAGGCGGGTGTTACCCATGTCCTGGAAGGCTACGTGGAAGAATTCTTCGAGTGGGACTTCGAGGAGGGATGGGAGGCCGTGTTGACCGTTTCGATTACCCTGACGAAGGCCCTGGAACCGGATGTCAGCCAAAAGGTGGTACGGCAGAAGACCTACCGTGTGAGGGAGCCTTTTCAGGAAAAAACCCCTACGGGTTTAGCGGCCGCCATGAGCCGCGCCATGCGGGCAGTCTCGCGGCAGGTGATCGAAGACGTCTACAACGCGCTTCGTTAG
- a CDS encoding sulfite exporter TauE/SafE family protein translates to MIFPVAGIEVAPWIPPVVAFVVSFFTSMGGVSGAFLLLPFQMSFLGYTNPSVSATNQLFNIVAIPSGVYRYCREGRMAWPLTWVIVIGTLPGVLLGALIRVNYLPDPRHFKLFVAGVLLYIGGKMVRDLLKRRSEKGNVPDSEKAFRERVRRSRLMPRVQETGETCDSPLLATTRFDLKYVGYSFNGEIFEIPFWGIFFLSLLVGIVGGVYGIGGGAIIAPFLVSFFRLPVYSVAGAALMGTFVTSVAGVAFYQAIAPFYPEKSIAPDWLLGLLFGLGGMAGMYLGARCQKFVPARHIKWMLAGVMAFTAVKYIAASLG, encoded by the coding sequence GTGATTTTTCCCGTTGCCGGAATCGAAGTCGCCCCCTGGATTCCACCCGTGGTGGCGTTTGTCGTGTCGTTTTTCACGTCGATGGGGGGCGTTTCGGGCGCCTTCCTCCTCTTACCGTTCCAAATGTCTTTCCTTGGCTATACGAACCCGTCGGTCAGCGCTACCAATCAATTGTTCAACATCGTGGCGATTCCGAGCGGGGTCTATCGCTACTGCCGGGAAGGCCGGATGGCTTGGCCGCTCACGTGGGTGATCGTCATCGGGACCCTGCCGGGGGTTTTGCTCGGGGCTCTGATCCGGGTGAACTATCTTCCAGATCCCCGGCATTTCAAGCTTTTCGTTGCGGGGGTTCTCTTGTACATCGGGGGCAAGATGGTCCGCGATTTGCTCAAGAGGAGGTCGGAGAAAGGCAACGTTCCTGATAGTGAAAAGGCTTTTCGGGAAAGGGTGCGCCGCTCTCGTTTGATGCCGCGTGTGCAGGAGACCGGTGAAACCTGTGATTCCCCTCTGCTCGCCACGACGCGCTTCGACCTGAAATACGTCGGCTATTCCTTCAACGGGGAAATTTTCGAGATCCCCTTCTGGGGCATCTTCTTCTTGAGCCTTCTTGTAGGGATAGTCGGTGGGGTTTACGGGATCGGTGGCGGTGCGATTATCGCTCCTTTTCTCGTGAGTTTTTTCAGGCTGCCGGTGTATTCCGTAGCGGGTGCGGCTTTGATGGGTACCTTTGTCACGTCGGTGGCGGGCGTCGCGTTTTATCAGGCCATCGCTCCATTTTACCCGGAGAAGTCCATTGCGCCCGACTGGCTTCTGGGGCTTCTTTTCGGATTGGGGGGTATGGCAGGGATGTATCTAGGTGCCCGTTGCCAGAAGTTTGTCCCCGCCAGGCACATCAAGTGGATGCTCGCCGGGGTGATGGCGTTCACTGCGGTGAAATACATTGCCGCTTCATTGGGATAG